GTCGTGGTCTTCGTGGACGCTCCCCCGGCGGCCGTGGTCTTGGCGGACGTCTTCGACGACGTTCCCGCCTTCTTCGCCGACTTGGTCGTGTCGCTCTTGGTGGCGACCTTCGACGACGAGGAGGCGCTCTTCGCTGCCTTCTCGGGCGCCTCGGGCGACTCGCTCTTGGCCTTCTTGGACATACCAGTCATCGTGGCAGACCCGACCGGCGTTGTCATGCACTTCGCCTCCGCACGGACAAGCGATTCGGCGAGATCACGGTGATCCGTTGGGGCGCAACGCTTTCGAAGGACGCCGATTCAACGCTCGTCGGCGACAGAGCGACCACCACCCGCTCGTTCCGCAGCGATCAGGCGTACGAACGGCCCTCAGCGAGCGAGGAACTCGCGGACGTATCGCTCCCAACGGGCCGGGTCGGTGTTCCACTCGCGCACATGTCGGGCCTGCTCCCAGCGCTGCCAGGTGACGATGTCAGGGCGCAGTCGTGCGAGCTCCGCGCTCGGTCCGTAGGGCACGAACTCGTCGTTGACGGAGTGGATGACGAGCATCGGCTTCGTCAGCTCGTCGGCGCGCGCGACCCAGTTCGTCAGCGTGACGTCGATCGCCTGCGCGAGCCCCGTCATCCGCCGGCTCGATCGGTTGCCGCCCAACAGACGTGCCGCGAGGTCGGCGAGGCGCGGGTGCAGCCGATTGGCCCGCGCATGGTGAGCCATGACGTCGGCCCAGTCGAGCACCGGCCCGTCGAGGACGACGCGACGCACCGCCCCCGCGTGGCCGCTGCGCGCGAGTACCTGCATGACGATCGCGCCGCCCATCGACCAGCCGAGCAGGTCGATGCTGCGCGCGCCCTCCCGCAGCGCGAACTCGAGGGCGAGATCGACGTCTTCCCACTCGGTGAGTCCGAGGGCGTACTTGCCGTCGCTGCTGGCGGGCCCGTCGGAGTCGTTGCGGTAGCTCGGGATGATGCACGAGATGCCGAGGTCGGTGAGCACCGGGACGGCGCGCAACGTCTCCCCGCGACGGGCGCCGCGGCCGTGGACGAGAACCGCCCAGCGGGTGCCGTCGCCGGCGCGCGTCACCCATGCCGGCGCGCGGCCGTTGACGGTGGGAAGCGCGAGTTCTTCGGTTCGGATGCCGTACGCGTCCTGGGGCGAACCGTCGACGTACCAGCCGCTCCAGCGGGCGGGGCCCGGGAGGAGCTCGCCGCGCGTGACGGCGTCGACGGCCCGGATGACGCCGCCCGCGTCGGTGTGACCGAGGATCTCGCCGATGCGAGCGTGGCCGCGTTCGTCGTCCCAGTACAGCCCGTAGCGGCCGGGCGCGAGGGATTCGACGCTCGACGCGAAGACTGCGCTCGTGGCCACCCCGTCGAGGCCGTGACGGACGGTCAGGACGTCCGCGTCGTTCGGTTTTTCCTTCTCAGGTGTGACGAGCTTGCGCGCGAAGACCGCCGCGATGGTGACGGACGCCGCGCTCGTCGTCGCGGCGAGCGCCGCGCCCGTTCCGAGACCGAGCACGACGGACTGGCGGCTACTGAGACGCTTCACTCTTCAATTGTTTCATCGCGGCGGCCTCACGCCGTCGGGCGCCCCGTTCGTTCATCGGTGATCGAGGGTGTTCGTCGCGCCGACCTCCCCGCTGTCGGGACGCTTCTGGTTTCGGCGACCGCTCGTTCGTTCACTCGTGGCCGGGGTGTGCCGCTGCGCGCGTTCCGGTCGTGATGGTCATGAGTGACGCCTCATCTCGGATCGGAGCAGCGCCGAAGCACGGGCCGCGGCGACACGGATGGGGCGACAATGGGTGGCATGAGCTTGCCCATCACACTGCCCGTCCAACCGATGCTCGCGAAGGCCGTCACGAGCGTGCCGGAGGGTGACGAGTTCACCTACGAACCGAAGTGGGACGGTTTCCGCTGCATCGTCGCGCGGGACGGCGACGACGTCGAGTTGCACTCGCGCGGCTCGAAGTTGCTGACGCGCTACTTCCCGGAACTCGTCGAGGCGCTGAAGTTGGCGCTGCCCGAGCGTGTCGTCCTCGACGGTGAGATCGTGCTGCGTCAGGGCTCGCCCGGGCATGAGCGGCTCAGTTGGGACGCGCTCAGCGCACGCATCCACCCCGCCGCGTCGCGCATCGAGAAGTTGGCCGCAGAGACGCCGGCGCAGTTCGTCGCGTTCGATCTGCTCGCCGAGGGCGACGACGACGTCATGGGCGAGCCGTTCGAGAAACGTCGCGCACGTCTGGAGGCGCTGTTCGCGCAGTGGCCGACGAGCGATTCGGTCTACCTGACGCGCACGACGCGCGACGCCGACGAGGCACGTCGCTGGTTCGAGCAGTTCGAGGGCGCGGGGCTCGACGGCGTCGTCGCGAAGCGTCGCTCCGACGTCTACGAGCCGGGCAAGCGCACGATGCTCAAAATCAAGCACAAGCGCACGGCCGAAGCCGTCGTCGTCGGTTATCGCGTGCACAAGAGCGGCGATGGCGTCGGATCGCTGCTGCTCGCGCTCGCCGACGCGGACGGCGAGTTGCACAACGTCGGGGGCGTCAGCGCGTTCACGGCGGCGCGACGGCGCGAACTCGTCGACGAACTCGACCCGCTCGTCGTGCGCGACGCCGACGGCAACGCCGCGCACGGTGAGACGGATCGCTCACGCTTCAGCAGCTCGAAGGACGTCTCGTTCGTGCCCCTTCGCCCCGAACGCGTCGTCGAGGTCGCGTTCGATCAGTTGGAGGGCAACCGCTTCCGTCATGCCGTGACGTTCCTGCGCTGGCGCCCCGACCGCGAGCCGACTTCCTGCACTCTCGAGCAGGTTGAACGCGCCCCCGACTATGACCTCGGAGAGGTGCTGCGACGCGGCTGACCCGCCGCGCCTGGTTCGCCGTCACGCCCGTTCGTCGTCACGCCCAGCGCCCCGGCATCCCCGTCGTCATCGCTCCCCCGTCGTCCCTACTCCCCTGACGACGACCGTTCTGCGATTCCTGTCCCCTTCGCGAATCCCGTTTCCTTTCTCGATTTGCGTCCACATCTGCGATCTTCGTCCACATTCTCAAGCCAGCAGGTCCCAACGGACGCCGGCGTGAATATGGACGAAGATCGCAGATGTGTACAGGCGAGCGCGTCAGCCCGCCAGCGCGATGTTCTCGTCGACGACGGGCTTGTCGGCCTTCTTGCCGAAGCGCTGCTGCGCCGCCTGCTTGCTGATGCCGAGGCTCTCGCCGATCTGGGCCCACGAGTCGCCCTTGGCGCGACGCTCGGCGACGACCCACTTGATCGTGTCGGACATGAGGTTGTTGAGCATGGCGAGCCCCTCGAGCTCGTCCTTGGTGAACAGGTGCGTCTGCACCCGGAAGCCCTCCATGATGCGCGCGGCCGCCTCTTCGACGGACTTCTCGGAGATTCCGCGCAGTTCCTGGGGCAGGGGCTTACTGATCTTGGGCATGCCCTGAGGCTAGGTCGCGCAGCAGGGCGTGTCAATTAGAGTTGACTGGGTCACAGAGCCGCACCCCATCGAATACTCCACGCACCCCTACGGCTGTCGCCCATCACATCGCGCGACCGCGAGCAACCTCGCCGCTGGGCTCGACGTGGCAACGCACGCGTCGCACGACTACGTCGCTCGCGGCGCCTCCCAGATGACGTGTTCGACGGGTCGCGATCGTGCTGGCGGTCGCTGAGCTACAGCCCCACGCGCTCCGCCACCCGCGCTGACGCCGGGTTGTTCGTCGCCATGACGGCGACGAGCGGCGCGTCAGGCCCCTGGCGCAGCGCCCATTCGACGACGGCGCTGGCGGCCTGGGCCGCGTAACCCGGGCCCCAGTGGTCGGAGTCGAAGCGGTAGTAGAGGTTGAGCACGGGCTCGCCACCGAGGTCACGCAGCTCTACGCCTCAGAAACCGACGACCTCGCCCGTGTCGTCGACGACGGCTGCGTACCCAAACCCGTGCTGACGCCAGTGCGCGCGCCACGACGCGATGAGGTCGACGGCCTCGGAGGCCGCCTTCATGCGCCCCGACGGCAGATGGGCATACGTCCGCGGATCCCCGTGGATGCGCCAGCACGCGTCGACGTCGGCGTCCGAGGGCTCGCGCAGCACGAGCCGCTCGGTCTCGAGCCACGGCGTCACGGCGCGTCTTTCTTGGCGCGGCTCGGCTGCACGCGCGGCGGCTCACCGGGCATTTTCGGGTAATCGGGCGGAAACGGCAACTCGGGCAGGCCGCGTTCGACGTCGGCGTCCCACAGCGCGATGGCCGCGTCGACGTCACCGACATGGTCGTTCATCGACTCCCCCGGCGCCCGCGCCCATGCGTCACCGTCCGCAGCGACGATGCCGGGCACGGTGCGCACCGTGAAGTCGGACGGCGTGACGTCACGCAGCTGCGACCACGCCACCGGCATCGAGACCGGCGCACCCGGCAGCGGCCGCGGCGAATACGCCGCGGCGATCGTCCGGTCGCGGTTCGCCTGGTTGAAGTCGACGAACACCTTCTCGCCGCGCAGCTCCTTCCACCACTCCGTCGTCACCAGATCGGGCAGCCGACGCTCCAACTCGCGCGCAAGGCCGATGACACCGTGACGCACGTCGAGGAACTCCCGCGTCGGCGCGATGCGTGCATACACATGGACGCCACGGTTGCCGGACGTCTTGACGAACGGTGTGAACCCCAGCGACTCCATGAGCTCCTTGAGCGCGAACGCCGCCTCGACGGCATCAGCAAAATCGCGCCCCGGCTGCGGGTCGAGGTCGATGCGCAGCTCGTCAGGATTGTCGTTGTTCTCGGCGCGCACGGGCCACGGATGAAACGTCACCGTGTTCATCTGCACGCACCAGGCGAGCATCGCGGGCTCGTCGAGGACGAGCTGCTCGTGCGCCCGGGCGCTCGGGTACGTGCACATCACACTGCGCGCGTAACTCGGCGCACCCTTGGGCGGGTTCTTGCTGAAGAACGGCTTGTCCGCCAGCCCCTTCGGGTAACGCTCCAACGCGACAGGCCGATCGCCGCTCCAGCGCAGAAACGGCTCGGCCACGGCGAGCACATACTCGACGAGGTCGAGCTTCGTCACCCCGTCGTCGGGATAGACGACGCGATCGGGACTCGACACCCTGACGGTGCGCTCCTCGCCGTCGGGGCCGGGAATCTCGAGGGTCACTGCGGTGGACGCCATGCTCGAAGCGTAGGCGACGGATGCCCGCCCCGCGTTGCCTCGCCCCACTCGCCTTGGCAGGGTTGAGGCATGCCGTCCCCCTCCGCCTCCCGCGTGAGCGAGCCCGACCTGGGCCCGTTCTTCCGCGTGGATGCCATGACGCCGGTGGCGGATTGGCGGCCCCTCGGCGCCGACCTCGCGTCCCGTGGCGCCCTGGGCGCGTGGATCGACCGAGCTCGCGAGCGGACGGCCGCTGCCGGTTCTCTTCACTCCGATGATGTCGACGTCCGTGCGCTCGGCGCCGTCTTGCATCTCGGGGTGTGCGCGCGGGTGCTGTCACCGTGGATCGGGTCGGCGCTGCGGAATACACCCTCCGGGGGCTCGAGAGGTGCCTGCGTCCCCACGCTCGACCAACTGTTCTGGCAGGACGACGGCACGACCACGTTTCCGCTGGCGCTCTCCCCCGAATGGAGTGCCCGGCCGGCGCTCGCCACCCCCGTCGCACACGCCGCCAGCGACGCGAGCGTCGCCGTCAACACGAGCGTCGATCACTTCGCCCGCGCCCTCGTCGATCGACTGGCAATTCCCCTGACGTCGACCGCGCTGACGCCGTCAGCTTCGATTGCCTGGGGCAACGTGGCGTCGGCGCTCCATGGCGCGGCGCGCACCGTCGTCAGGGTCGATCCCGGCCAGTCGACGGCGGTGAGACAGATCGCCGATGCCTGCCTCACGGCACTGACCGCAGCCCGTGGCCGACCACTGACCGACGGCCGCATCGGGACAGTGAGCTTTCGCCGTCACAGCTGCTGTCAGCTCTATCGGCTGCCGGGCAACTCACGCGACACGGTCTGCGGCGACTGCGTCCTGCGGGAACGAACCGGCGCCCCGCGTGGTTGACGATGACGTGAGCCCGAACCGTTTGTCAGGCCGCCCCTGCTCGGGGGACGCTGCCAGCACCAGCGAGAGGGCTCACCGCTCGAGCGACGATGACTCGACACCCCACGGCCCGCCACTCGGCGGCGCCGACGCCCTCGTCCAGGAGGTTCTTCGATGAGCGACCCGACCACCCCGACGTCCGAGCAGGACTGGCGAGCCACGCTCTCCCCCGCCGAGTACGCCGTCCTGCGCGAGGGCGGCACCGAGCCGGCCTTCCGTGGCGAGTACACCGACACCGAGACCGAGGGCGTCTACGCGTGCCGCGCCTGCGGCGCCGAACTGTTCACGAGCCGCGAGAAGTTTCACAGCGGATGCGGCTGGCCCGCGTTCTTCGCGCCCGCCGATGCTGACGACGTCCGTCTCATCGAGGATCGCAGCCACGGCATGATACGCACCGAGGTGCGCTGCGCGAAGTGCGACAGCCACCTCGGCCACGTCTTCCGCGGTGAAGGTTTTTCGACGCCGACGGACGAGCGCTACTGCATCAACTCGATCAGCATGACGTTGCGGCCCGCCACGAACTGACGGTCGCCACGCCCGATCCTGACGTAGCCCCAACCCTGCCGCGGAGGATCTGCTCGAAAATTACGCATCTGCACGAGGAATGTGCCGCACACTCCTCGTGCAGATGCGCATTTCTCGTGCAGTTTGCGTCACCGCGCCCTGTCCGCCGGCCCACGCGCGAGCACGAGCGGCGCTCCAATCTCAGACCGCCCGCTCCCGCGCGACGCGATACGAGCGCACGAGCATCTCGGCGGCACGTCGCCCCTCCTCGAGGGCGTCCTCGTACGGTTCGCGAAGCATGAGCGCGAGCGTCCCGGCGTAGATCGTCATGAGCGCTGACGCCAGGTGCGGCGCCGCCGCCCCTGCAACGGGTTCGCTGTACGCCAGCAGCCTGTCGCGCAGTAGCGCCGTTTCCTCCTCGAGCACGGCGCGCAGATCCGGGCCAGGGTTGACGATGGCGGCGCTCGTCCCGCTGAACGCGCACCACCGCTCGGGCAGGCGCTCCGCCTGGTAGGTCGCGAGCGCCGGCCACAGCGCGAGCAGGCGTTCCTCATCATCGGCGGCGGCGGCGATCGCGTCGTCCCACACCTGGGTCCAGATGTTCAGGCGACGTCGCAGCGCCGCGGCGATCAGCCCCTCCTTGTTGCCGAAGTGGGCGTAGAGGCTGGGCGGCGAGGCGCCCGCGCGCTTGAGGATCGTGTCGACGGGCGTCGCGAAGGCACCTTCGATGAAGAGGAGCGAGTCGGCCGCGTCCAGCAGCCGTTCACGCACGGGTGTTCGGGTGTTCACATCACCAGAATATAACGTGCGTTATCCTGGTGCCGATAACGCACGTTATATCCCCTCTGGCCACCCGCCCGTTGCGTCGCACTGGCAGGCCAGACCCGCGTCGCGCACGTCACGAGACACCCGCACCCAGGGCGGCCGGCTCGTCGCCTGCGTCACGCACCGAGCACGAGGAGGCCGAATGAACACCCTGTACATCGACGGCGAATGGGTCGCCGCAGCGTCCGGCGAGAAGCGCACCATCACCTGCCCGGCCGACGGCAGCGAGGTCATCGTCGTCGACGAGGCCGGGGCCGAGGACGCGGCGAAAGCCATCGCCGCCGCACGTCGCGCGTTCGACTCGGGTGAGTGGCCGAACACGCCCGCCCCCGAGCGCGCCGCCCTGCTCACGAAACTCGCCGACCTGCTGGAGCGGGACAAGGAGAAGGTTGCGCGCATGGAGTCGCAGGACACGGGCAAGCGCTACGCCGAGTCGCTCATCGACATGGACGACATCATCGGTGTCTTCCGCCACTTCTCGGCGCTGACGACGCAGCACGCCGGCCGTGTCGTCGAGACAGGCA
This region of Dermacoccus nishinomiyaensis genomic DNA includes:
- a CDS encoding alpha/beta hydrolase; the protein is MKRLSSRQSVVLGLGTGAALAATTSAASVTIAAVFARKLVTPEKEKPNDADVLTVRHGLDGVATSAVFASSVESLAPGRYGLYWDDERGHARIGEILGHTDAGGVIRAVDAVTRGELLPGPARWSGWYVDGSPQDAYGIRTEELALPTVNGRAPAWVTRAGDGTRWAVLVHGRGARRGETLRAVPVLTDLGISCIIPSYRNDSDGPASSDGKYALGLTEWEDVDLALEFALREGARSIDLLGWSMGGAIVMQVLARSGHAGAVRRVVLDGPVLDWADVMAHHARANRLHPRLADLAARLLGGNRSSRRMTGLAQAIDVTLTNWVARADELTKPMLVIHSVNDEFVPYGPSAELARLRPDIVTWQRWEQARHVREWNTDPARWERYVREFLAR
- a CDS encoding ATP-dependent DNA ligase, coding for MSLPITLPVQPMLAKAVTSVPEGDEFTYEPKWDGFRCIVARDGDDVELHSRGSKLLTRYFPELVEALKLALPERVVLDGEIVLRQGSPGHERLSWDALSARIHPAASRIEKLAAETPAQFVAFDLLAEGDDDVMGEPFEKRRARLEALFAQWPTSDSVYLTRTTRDADEARRWFEQFEGAGLDGVVAKRRSDVYEPGKRTMLKIKHKRTAEAVVVGYRVHKSGDGVGSLLLALADADGELHNVGGVSAFTAARRRELVDELDPLVVRDADGNAAHGETDRSRFSSSKDVSFVPLRPERVVEVAFDQLEGNRFRHAVTFLRWRPDREPTSCTLEQVERAPDYDLGEVLRRG
- the ligD gene encoding non-homologous end-joining DNA ligase, whose product is MASTAVTLEIPGPDGEERTVRVSSPDRVVYPDDGVTKLDLVEYVLAVAEPFLRWSGDRPVALERYPKGLADKPFFSKNPPKGAPSYARSVMCTYPSARAHEQLVLDEPAMLAWCVQMNTVTFHPWPVRAENNDNPDELRIDLDPQPGRDFADAVEAAFALKELMESLGFTPFVKTSGNRGVHVYARIAPTREFLDVRHGVIGLARELERRLPDLVTTEWWKELRGEKVFVDFNQANRDRTIAAAYSPRPLPGAPVSMPVAWSQLRDVTPSDFTVRTVPGIVAADGDAWARAPGESMNDHVGDVDAAIALWDADVERGLPELPFPPDYPKMPGEPPRVQPSRAKKDAP
- a CDS encoding (2Fe-2S)-binding protein, which gives rise to MPSPSASRVSEPDLGPFFRVDAMTPVADWRPLGADLASRGALGAWIDRARERTAAAGSLHSDDVDVRALGAVLHLGVCARVLSPWIGSALRNTPSGGSRGACVPTLDQLFWQDDGTTTFPLALSPEWSARPALATPVAHAASDASVAVNTSVDHFARALVDRLAIPLTSTALTPSASIAWGNVASALHGAARTVVRVDPGQSTAVRQIADACLTALTAARGRPLTDGRIGTVSFRRHSCCQLYRLPGNSRDTVCGDCVLRERTGAPRG
- the msrB gene encoding peptide-methionine (R)-S-oxide reductase MsrB, translating into MSDPTTPTSEQDWRATLSPAEYAVLREGGTEPAFRGEYTDTETEGVYACRACGAELFTSREKFHSGCGWPAFFAPADADDVRLIEDRSHGMIRTEVRCAKCDSHLGHVFRGEGFSTPTDERYCINSISMTLRPATN
- a CDS encoding TetR/AcrR family transcriptional regulator, producing the protein MNTRTPVRERLLDAADSLLFIEGAFATPVDTILKRAGASPPSLYAHFGNKEGLIAAALRRRLNIWTQVWDDAIAAAADDEERLLALWPALATYQAERLPERWCAFSGTSAAIVNPGPDLRAVLEEETALLRDRLLAYSEPVAGAAAPHLASALMTIYAGTLALMLREPYEDALEEGRRAAEMLVRSYRVARERAV